A portion of the Micromonospora vinacea genome contains these proteins:
- a CDS encoding cyclase family protein: MGEQWRAQFDAEVSFANGGGLRTEGFRLDIPGREITDGDLAALFVRHLGLLMVADVRISAKTIIEEPHKGGRGVAVEGSGADRRLVELSHVISDGMTTLPGWPGPRITDWLTFAASRERYAPGTEFHVARIDMIANTGTYLDTPAHRWADRADLTGVSLDRLADLPGVVVRVPAGIRAVDRLMLAAYEVAGRAVLLYTGWDAHFGTERYGAPEAPYLTGDAAQALVDAGAAVVGIDSINIDDMSPAAAGVRPAHSTLLAAGIPIVEHLTGLDALPPTGFRFTAAPPMVAGMGTFPVRAFAVINA; this comes from the coding sequence ATGGGTGAGCAGTGGCGGGCACAGTTCGACGCGGAGGTGAGCTTCGCCAACGGCGGCGGGCTGCGTACCGAGGGGTTCCGGCTGGACATTCCCGGCCGGGAGATCACCGACGGTGACCTGGCGGCGTTGTTCGTCCGGCACCTGGGGCTGCTGATGGTCGCCGACGTCCGGATCAGCGCCAAGACGATCATCGAGGAGCCGCACAAGGGCGGCCGGGGTGTCGCGGTCGAGGGCTCCGGCGCCGACCGTCGGCTGGTCGAGCTGAGCCATGTGATCAGCGACGGGATGACCACGCTGCCGGGTTGGCCGGGTCCCCGGATCACCGACTGGCTGACCTTCGCGGCGTCCCGCGAGCGGTACGCCCCGGGCACCGAGTTCCACGTGGCCCGCATCGACATGATCGCCAACACCGGCACGTACCTGGACACGCCCGCCCACCGCTGGGCCGACCGGGCCGACCTGACCGGGGTGTCGCTGGACCGTCTCGCCGACCTGCCGGGGGTGGTGGTCCGGGTGCCGGCCGGCATCCGCGCGGTGGACCGGCTGATGCTGGCCGCGTACGAGGTCGCCGGCCGGGCGGTGCTGCTGTACACCGGGTGGGACGCGCACTTCGGCACCGAGCGGTATGGGGCGCCGGAAGCGCCGTACCTGACCGGGGACGCCGCCCAGGCGCTTGTCGACGCGGGGGCGGCAGTGGTCGGCATCGACTCGATCAACATCGACGACATGAGCCCGGCGGCCGCCGGGGTGCGCCCCGCGCACAGCACGCTGCTCGCCGCCGGCATCCCGATCGTGGAGCACCTGACCGGTCTGGACGCGTTGCCGCCGACCGGGTTCCGGTTCACCGCGGCCCCGCCGATGGTGGCCGGCATGGGCACCTTCCCGGTCCGCGCCTTCGC
- the mfd gene encoding transcription-repair coupling factor: MLTGLFTAALADPGLARARDLARSGAAQVDGLDITAPAALRPFAVAAVAADNDGAGRPVLAVTATTREADDLAAALGGLLPAEQVVVFPSWETLPHERLSPRSDTVGRRLAVLRRLAHPEATDAHGGTGPLRVVVAPVRSLLQPQLKGLGDLEPVQLAAGEEADLEEVARRLIDMAYARVDLVTKRGEFAVRGGILDVFPPTDEHPSRVEFWGDEVEEIRTFAVADQRTIEQVPLLWAPPCRELLLTPAVRDRAAALAEQHPELAEILDKLAEGIPVEGMESLAPVLVGPDSLELLLDAMPAGTHVLLCDPERIRTRAHDLVRTSEEFLQASWAAAAVGGQAPVDVGAAAFRTLGEVRAAAGKLGQPWWTLSPFGLVEGEAAETRQPWEDAPEQAAVTPDDAIAVTLSAQPAPLYHGETSRVVEDLKRWAGEGWSIALVFEGHGPAQRAVEVLRDAGLGARLTEEVPTAPVPGELVVTCGALSSGFVDEASRFVLLTGNDVTGGRGTSTRDMRKMPSRRRNTIDPLELKAGDHVVHEQHGIGRYVELVQRTVNGASREYLVIEYAASKRGQPGDRLFVPTDQLDQLSRYVGGEQPTLHKMGGSDWQKSKARARKAVREIAAQLIQLYAARKASKGHSFGPDTPWQRELEDAFPWQETPDQLAAIDEVKRDMEQTVPMDRLICGDVGYGKTEIAVRAAFKAVQDGKQVAVLVPTTLLVQQHYNTFAERMSQFPVQIRQLSRFQTAKETERTLEMVADGTVDIVIGTHRLLQTATRFKQLGLVIVDEEQRFGVEHKEHLKTLRASVDVLSMSATPIPRTLEMAITGIREMSTIATPPEERHPVLTFVGAQDDRQVAASIHRELLRDGQVFYLHNRVESIDRAARRLRELVPEARVAVAHGQMGEDALEKVMVGFWEKEFDVLVCTTIVESGIDIPNANTLIVERADLLGLAQLHQIRGRVGRGRERAYAYFLYPPEKPLTEHAHERLATIAQHTELGAGMYVAMKDLEIRGAGNLLGGEQSGHIEGVGFDLYVRMVGEAVSAFKGERPEEEADVKIDLPVDAHLPHDYVSVERLRLEMYRKLAEARDEERLGEVIAEMTDRYGEPPAPVQNLVEVARFRLLARRYGLTDVSMQGKHVRFGPLPLPDSKQLRLKRYHPDAVYKQATDQVSVPRPTTRRIGGEPLRDQALLQWCAQLLSDVLGAPAPLAVAAGASS, from the coding sequence TTGCTCACCGGTCTCTTTACCGCCGCCCTGGCCGACCCCGGGCTGGCCCGGGCGCGTGACCTGGCGCGCTCCGGTGCCGCCCAGGTCGACGGCCTCGACATCACCGCCCCAGCGGCGCTGCGCCCGTTCGCCGTCGCTGCGGTCGCCGCGGACAACGACGGGGCCGGTCGACCGGTGCTGGCGGTGACCGCCACCACCCGGGAGGCCGACGACCTGGCCGCCGCGCTCGGTGGGTTGCTGCCGGCCGAGCAGGTAGTGGTCTTCCCCTCCTGGGAGACGCTGCCGCACGAGCGGCTGTCCCCCCGCTCCGACACGGTCGGTCGGCGGCTGGCCGTGCTGCGCCGGCTGGCGCACCCGGAGGCGACCGACGCACACGGCGGCACCGGGCCGCTGCGAGTGGTGGTGGCCCCGGTCCGTTCGCTGCTGCAGCCGCAGCTCAAAGGGCTCGGTGACCTGGAGCCGGTGCAGCTCGCCGCCGGCGAGGAGGCGGACCTGGAGGAGGTCGCCCGCCGGCTGATCGACATGGCGTACGCCCGGGTCGACCTTGTCACCAAGCGCGGCGAGTTCGCGGTGCGCGGCGGCATCCTGGACGTCTTCCCGCCCACCGACGAGCACCCGTCCCGGGTCGAGTTCTGGGGCGACGAGGTGGAGGAGATCCGCACCTTCGCCGTCGCCGACCAGCGGACCATCGAGCAGGTTCCGCTGCTCTGGGCACCGCCCTGCCGGGAGTTGCTGCTCACTCCGGCGGTGCGCGACCGGGCCGCCGCGCTGGCCGAGCAGCACCCCGAGCTGGCCGAGATCCTCGACAAGCTGGCCGAGGGCATTCCGGTGGAGGGGATGGAGTCGCTGGCCCCGGTGCTGGTCGGCCCCGACTCGCTGGAACTGCTGCTGGACGCCATGCCGGCCGGCACCCACGTGCTGCTCTGCGACCCGGAGCGGATCCGCACTCGGGCGCACGATCTGGTGCGTACCTCGGAGGAGTTCTTGCAGGCCAGCTGGGCCGCCGCCGCGGTCGGCGGCCAGGCCCCGGTGGACGTCGGCGCCGCCGCCTTCCGCACCCTCGGCGAGGTGCGCGCCGCCGCGGGCAAGCTCGGCCAGCCGTGGTGGACGCTGTCCCCGTTCGGTCTGGTGGAGGGGGAGGCCGCCGAGACGCGGCAGCCCTGGGAGGACGCGCCGGAGCAGGCCGCCGTCACCCCGGACGACGCCATCGCGGTGACCCTGTCCGCCCAGCCGGCGCCGCTCTATCACGGCGAGACCTCGCGGGTGGTCGAGGACCTCAAGCGCTGGGCCGGCGAGGGCTGGTCGATCGCGCTGGTCTTCGAGGGGCACGGCCCCGCCCAGCGGGCGGTGGAGGTGCTGCGCGACGCCGGCCTGGGTGCCCGGTTGACCGAGGAGGTGCCGACGGCGCCCGTCCCCGGCGAGCTGGTGGTCACCTGTGGTGCGCTGAGCAGCGGGTTCGTCGACGAGGCGTCCCGTTTCGTGCTGCTCACCGGCAACGACGTGACCGGCGGTCGGGGCACCTCGACGCGGGACATGCGCAAGATGCCGAGCCGGCGGCGCAACACCATCGACCCGCTGGAGTTGAAGGCCGGCGACCACGTGGTGCACGAGCAGCACGGCATCGGCCGGTACGTCGAGCTGGTGCAGCGCACCGTCAACGGCGCCAGCCGGGAATACCTCGTCATCGAGTACGCGGCCAGCAAGCGGGGCCAGCCCGGCGACCGGTTGTTCGTTCCGACCGACCAGCTCGACCAGCTCTCCCGCTACGTGGGTGGCGAGCAGCCGACCCTGCACAAGATGGGCGGCTCGGACTGGCAGAAGTCCAAGGCCCGGGCCCGCAAGGCGGTCCGCGAGATCGCCGCGCAGCTCATCCAGCTCTACGCCGCCCGCAAGGCGTCCAAGGGGCACTCGTTCGGCCCGGACACCCCGTGGCAGCGCGAGCTGGAGGACGCCTTCCCCTGGCAGGAGACGCCGGACCAGCTCGCCGCGATCGACGAGGTCAAGCGGGACATGGAGCAGACCGTTCCGATGGACCGGCTGATCTGCGGCGACGTCGGCTACGGCAAGACCGAGATCGCGGTCCGGGCGGCGTTCAAGGCGGTGCAGGACGGTAAGCAGGTGGCGGTGCTGGTGCCGACCACCCTGCTGGTGCAGCAGCACTACAACACGTTCGCGGAGAGGATGAGCCAGTTCCCGGTGCAGATCCGGCAGCTGTCCCGGTTCCAGACGGCGAAGGAGACCGAGCGGACGCTGGAGATGGTCGCCGACGGCACCGTCGACATCGTCATCGGTACGCACCGGTTGTTGCAGACGGCGACCCGCTTCAAGCAGCTGGGCCTGGTGATCGTCGACGAGGAGCAGCGCTTCGGTGTCGAGCACAAGGAGCACCTGAAGACGCTGCGCGCCTCGGTGGACGTGCTGAGCATGTCGGCCACCCCGATCCCGCGGACCCTGGAGATGGCGATCACCGGCATCCGGGAGATGTCCACCATCGCCACCCCGCCAGAGGAGCGACACCCGGTGCTCACCTTCGTCGGCGCGCAGGACGACCGGCAGGTGGCCGCGTCCATCCACCGTGAGCTGCTCCGCGACGGGCAGGTCTTCTACCTGCACAACCGGGTCGAGTCGATCGACCGGGCGGCACGGCGGCTGCGGGAACTGGTGCCCGAGGCGCGGGTGGCGGTGGCGCACGGCCAGATGGGCGAGGACGCCCTGGAGAAGGTCATGGTCGGCTTCTGGGAGAAGGAGTTCGACGTCCTGGTCTGCACCACGATCGTCGAGTCGGGTATCGACATCCCGAACGCCAACACGCTGATCGTGGAGCGGGCCGACCTGCTCGGCCTGGCCCAGCTGCACCAGATCCGGGGCCGGGTCGGCCGGGGCCGGGAGCGGGCGTACGCCTACTTCCTCTACCCGCCGGAGAAGCCGCTCACCGAGCACGCCCACGAGCGGTTGGCGACCATCGCCCAGCACACCGAGTTGGGTGCCGGCATGTACGTGGCGATGAAGGACCTGGAGATCCGGGGCGCCGGCAACCTGCTCGGTGGCGAGCAGTCCGGGCACATCGAGGGCGTCGGCTTCGACCTGTACGTGCGGATGGTCGGTGAGGCGGTCTCCGCCTTCAAGGGTGAGCGGCCGGAGGAAGAGGCCGACGTCAAGATCGACCTGCCGGTCGACGCGCACCTGCCACACGACTACGTGAGCGTGGAGCGGCTGCGCCTGGAGATGTACCGCAAGCTGGCCGAGGCGCGCGACGAGGAGCGGCTGGGCGAGGTGATCGCCGAGATGACCGACCGGTACGGCGAGCCGCCGGCCCCGGTGCAGAACCTGGTGGAGGTGGCCCGGTTCCGTCTGCTGGCCCGCCGCTACGGCCTGACCGACGTGTCCATGCAGGGCAAGCACGTACGGTTCGGCCCGCTGCCCCTGCCGGATTCGAAGCAGTTGCGGCTCAAGCGCTACCACCCGGATGCCGTCTACAAGCAGGCCACCGACCAGGTCAGCGTGCCCCGACCGACCACCCGTCGGATCGGTGGTGAGCCGCTGCGTGACCAGGCGCTGCTCCAGTGGTGCGCGCAACTGCTCTCCGATGTGCTCGGTGCCCCCGCCCCACTCGCCGTCGCCGCGGGCGCGAGCAGCTGA